The Panthera tigris isolate Pti1 chromosome F3, P.tigris_Pti1_mat1.1, whole genome shotgun sequence genome includes a window with the following:
- the LOC102954743 gene encoding Fc receptor-like protein 2 isoform X8, which yields MLLWSLLVIFAPVDGKSDWLTLVAPSAVFEGDRIDLTCQKKNDGWKVKRVSYYKDGEELQFLSKLSNCSIQRAVLSDSGTYHCAVSLVWSIFPFQKEKTSRSVRIEVQELFPRPVLTVSPFRAIEGNPVTLTCETKLSPQRSDAQLRFCFFRDGRALGSGWSSSPELRVPAMWSGDSGSYWCEAETVTPSVRKQSLQSQIHVRRVPVSNVSLEMRAPRGQVIEGRNLVLLCSVTEGTGNITFSWHREATGTSVGKKTQRSLSGELEVPAVQERDAGRYYCRADNGHGPIQSKVLSILVRIPASCPILSITAPRAQAVEGDVVELRCEVQRGSPPILYRFYHEDVPLGNSSAPSGGGASFNLSLTAEHSGNYSCEADNGLGAQRSEVVPLSLSGTSSYREEHVTDRALGLLGVPACVGAALLFYCRFHKTPGRHSVTNALRGVPSANSQASTPSNPSPAIEDLQPDYVNVDPGDGDVVYSFVCSIQLPEDSENTRRTILENKDPHVIYSGVKEM from the exons ATGCTGCTGTGGTCACTGCTGGTCATCTTTG CTCCAGTCGATGGAAAATCAG ACTGGCTGACCCTCGTGGCTCCCTCTGCCGTCTTTGAAGGAGACAGAATAGATCTGACATGCCAGAAGAAAAACGACGGGTGGAAAGTCAAGAGGGTGTCATATTACAAGGACGGAGAAGAGTTACAGTTTTTAAGCAAACTCTCCAACTGTTCTATCCAAAGAGCAGTTTTGAGTGACAGTGGCACTTATCACTGTGCTGTTTCTCTTGTTTGGTCTATCTTtcctttccaaaaggaaaaaacctCAAGAAGTGTAAGGATTGAAGTTCAAG AGCTATTTCCGCGCCCTGTGCTCACAGTCAGCCCCTTCCGGGCCATCGAGGGGAACCCAGTGACGCTGACCTGTGAGACCAAGCTTTCTCCACAGAGGTCAGATGCCCAGCTCCGATTTTGCTTCTTTAGAGATGGCAGAGCCCTGGGGTCCGGCTGGAGCAGCTCCCCAGAGCTCAGGGTCCCTGCCATGTGGAGTGGAGACTCAGGGTCCTACTGGTGCGAGGCAGAGACAGTGACTCCCAGCGTCAGAAAACAGAGCCTCCAGTCGCAGATTCACGTGCGGA GAGTGCCTGTCTCTAACGTAAGCTTAGAGATGCGGGCCCCCAGGGGCCAGGTGATCGAAGGAAGGAACCTGGTCCTGCTCTGCTCGGTGACCGAAGGCACAGGAAACATCACATTTTCCTGGCACAGAGAGGCCACAGGAACCAGCGTGGGGAAGAAGACCCAGCGTTCCCTGTCGGGGGAGCTGGAGGTCCCAGCCGTGCAGGAGCGCGATGCTGGCCGTTATTACTGCAGAGCGGACAACGGCCATGGCCCCATCCAGAGCAAGGTGCTGAGTATCCTTGTGAGAA TCCCAGCGTCCTGCCCAATCCTATCCATCACAGCACCCAGGGCCCAGGCCGTGGAGGGGGACGTGGTAGAGCTTCGCTGCGAGGTCCAGAGGGGCTCTCCCCCCATCCTGTACCGGTTTTATCACGAGGACGTCCCCCTGGGGAACAGCTCAGCCCCCTCTGGAGGAGGAGCGTCCTTCAACCTGTCTCTGACCGCAGAACATTCTGGAAACTACTCCTGCGAGGCCGACAATGGTCTCGGGGCCCAGCGCAGTGAGGTGGTGCCACTCAGCCTCTCAG GGACCAGCAGCTACAGAGAAGAACATGTCACAGACAGAGCTCTCGGGCTGCTGGGTGTCCCTGCTTGTGTTGGTGCTGCTCTGCTGTTTTACTGCAGGTTCCACAAGACACCCG GAAGACACTCTGTCACTAATGCACTCAG AGGTGTTCCCAGTGCAAATTCTCAGGCGTCCACCCCCTCCAACCCATCCCCAGCCATCGAGGACCTGCAGCCAGATTATGTCAATG TGGACCCTGGAGATGGGGATGTGGTTTATTCCTTTGTCTGTAGCATCCAGCTACCAGAAGACTCAG AAAACACCAGAAGGACAATTTTGGAGAACAAG GACCCCCACGTCATCTACTCTGGCGTGAAGGAGATGTAA
- the LOC102954743 gene encoding Fc receptor-like protein 3 isoform X5, with translation MFCEHRWDRSLAFGETVFPCPRPGPAPMLLWLLLILAPGRQPAGALPKALLLLKPPWSTAFEGETVTLFCKDHHSLAWEYVSWYHNETPLRKQSGRLQISKSGHYRCKTQRSSLSDPVHVQFLPDWLVLQASHPAFERDKVVLRCRGKEEEDIMERTYYKNEEKIGSSYNSNITVYPAFNDDSTYRCTASGMYILGMSWTETSRPLKIQVQELFPSPVLTASPSWPIEGSPVTLTCETWLPPLTSHTRLQFCFFKEHRALGAGWSNSPELQIPTMWSEGAASYWCQARTVIPRILKTSPRSQIRVHRVPVSDVNLETQPPVGQLIEGEDLVLICSVAAGTGTVTFSWHREGSERSLGRKTQNALSAELRIASVREQDAGRYYCAADNLDGPVLSKRIRITPRVPVSRPVLTIWGPRSQAVEGDVVELRCEAQRGSPPILYRFYHEDVPLGSSSAPSGGEASLNLSLTAEHSGNYSCEANNSLRVQRSKMVSLSITVPVSHPVLTLNPDVAQAMVGDVLELRCEAQRGSPPILYWFYHEDVILGNTSAPFGGGASFNLSLTTEHSGNYSCGADNGLGAQSSETVSLNITGLCKNKVTHITVGVIGCLLSMLGLAATAALVGRFRTQRKSAHSPRTHQKGEVFHQEPAIVYSEVKRADPYDPARQDREEAAEGYENVPCTSLALDH, from the exons ATGTTCTGCGAACACAG ATGGGACAGAAGCCTGGCTTTTGGTGAGACTGTCTTCCCCTGCCCTCGGCCAGGCCCGGCCCCCATGCTTCTGTGGCTGCTGCTGATCCTGG CTCCCGGACGACAGCCGGCAG GAGCACTTCCAAAAGCTTTACTTCTCCTCAAACCTCCATGGTCCACAGCCTTCGAAGGAGAGACAGTGACTCTCTTCTGTAAGGATCACCATTCTCTAGCCTGGGAATACGTATCTTGGTATCACAATGAGACTCCCTTGAGAAAACAATCCGGAAGACTCCAAATAAGCAAGTCTGGACATTACAGATGCAAGACCCAAAGATCTTCCCTCAGTGACCCCGTGCATGTGCAGTTTTTACCTG ACTGGCTGGTCCTCCAGGCCTCACACCCTGCCTTTGAAAGAGATAAAGTGGTTCTGAGATGccgagggaaagaagaagaagatattATGGAAAGGACTTactacaaaaatgaagaaaaaattggaaGTTCTTATAACTCAAACATCACAGTATATCCAGCCTTCAACGATGATAGCACATATCGTTGTACTGCTTCTGGGATGTATATTTTGGGGATGTCATGGACAGAAACTTCAAGACCTTTAAAGATCCAAGTTCAAG AGCTGTTTCCgagtcctgtgctgacagccagccCCTCCTGGCCCATCGAGGGGAGCCCCGTGACCCTGACATGTGAGACCTGGCTTCCTCCACTGACATCGCACACTAGACTTCAGTTCTGTTTCTTCAAAGAGCACCGGGCTCTGGGGGCCGGCTGGAGCAACTCCCCGGAGCTCCAGATCCCCACCATGTGGAGTGAAGGCGCCGCCTCCTACTGGTGCCAAGCGAGGACGGTGATACCCAGGATCCTGAAAACAAGCCCACGATCCCAGATACGTGTCCATA GGGTCCCTGTGTCTGATGTGAATCTAGAGACGCAGCCCCCTGTGGGCCAGCTGATTGAAGGAGAAGACCTCGTCCTTATCTGCTCAGTAGCTGCGGGCACAGGGACTGTCACGTTCTCCTGGCACCGGGAGGGCTCGGAGAGGAGTTTGGGCAGGAAGACCCAGAACGCCCTGTCTGCAGAACTGCGGATAGCCTCCGTGAGGGAGCAGGATGCCGGGAGGTACTACTGTGCGGCCGACAACCTGGATGGCCCTGTCCTCAGTAAACGGATCCGAATCACACCGAGAG TTCCAGTGTCCCGCCCCGTCCTCACCATCTGGGGGCCCAGATCTCAGGCCGTGGAGGGGGACGTGGTGGAGCTTCGCTGCGAGGCCCAGAGGGGCTCTCCCCCCATCCTGTACCGGTTTTATCACGAGGACGTCCCCCTGGGGAGCAGCTCGGCCCCCTCTGGAGGAGAAGCATCCCTCAACCTCTCTCTGACTGCAGAACATTCTGGAAACTACTCCTGCGAGGCCAACAACAGCCTGAGAGTTCAGCGCAGTAAGATGGTGTCCCTCAGCATCACAG TTCCAGTGTCTCACCCTGTCCTCACCCTCAACCCTGATGTGGCCCAGGCTATGGTGGGAGATGTGTTAGAGCTTCGCtgtgaggcccagaggggttCTCCCCCGATCTTATACTGGTTTTATCATGAGGATGTCATCTTGGGGAACACCTCAGCCCCCTTTGGAGGCGGAGCATCTTTTAACCTCTCTCTGACCACAGAACATTCTGGAAACTACTCCTGTGGGGCTGACAATGGCCTGGGGGCTCAGAGCAGCGAGACGGTGTCACTTAACATCACAG GGCTTTGCAAGAACAAAGTAACCCATATCACTGTGGGAGTCATCGGGTGCTTGCTAAGCATGCTTGGTCTCGCTGCTACGGCTGCTCTGGTGGGTCGCTTCAGAACCCAAAGGAAGTCAG
- the LOC102954743 gene encoding Fc receptor-like protein 3 isoform X6: MFCEHRWDRSLAFGETVFPCPRPGPAPMLLWLLLILAPGRQPAGALPKALLLLKPPWSTAFEGETVTLFCKDHHSLAWEYVSWYHNETPLRKQSGRLQISKSGHYRCKTQRSSLSDPVHVQFLPDWLVLQASHPAFERDKVVLRCRGKEEEDIMERTYYKNEEKIGSSYNSNITVYPAFNDDSTYRCTASGMYILGMSWTETSRPLKIQVQELFPSPVLTASPSWPIEGSPVTLTCETWLPPLTSHTRLQFCFFKEHRALGAGWSNSPELQIPTMWSEGAASYWCQARTVIPRILKTSPRSQIRVHRVPVSDVNLETQPPVGQLIEGEDLVLICSVAAGTGTVTFSWHREGSERSLGRKTQNALSAELRIASVREQDAGRYYCAADNLDGPVLSKRIRITPRVPVSRPVLTIWGPRSQAVEGDVVELRCEAQRGSPPILYRFYHEDVPLGSSSAPSGGEASLNLSLTAEHSGNYSCEANNSLRVQRSKMVSLSITVPVSHPVLTLNPDVAQAMVGDVLELRCEAQRGSPPILYWFYHEDVILGNTSAPFGGGASFNLSLTTEHSGNYSCGADNGLGAQSSETVSLNITGLCKNKVTHITVGVIGCLLSMLGLAATAALVGRFRTQRKSAHSPRTHQKGEEPAIVYSEVKRADPYDPARQDREEAAEGYENVPCTSLALDH, from the exons ATGTTCTGCGAACACAG ATGGGACAGAAGCCTGGCTTTTGGTGAGACTGTCTTCCCCTGCCCTCGGCCAGGCCCGGCCCCCATGCTTCTGTGGCTGCTGCTGATCCTGG CTCCCGGACGACAGCCGGCAG GAGCACTTCCAAAAGCTTTACTTCTCCTCAAACCTCCATGGTCCACAGCCTTCGAAGGAGAGACAGTGACTCTCTTCTGTAAGGATCACCATTCTCTAGCCTGGGAATACGTATCTTGGTATCACAATGAGACTCCCTTGAGAAAACAATCCGGAAGACTCCAAATAAGCAAGTCTGGACATTACAGATGCAAGACCCAAAGATCTTCCCTCAGTGACCCCGTGCATGTGCAGTTTTTACCTG ACTGGCTGGTCCTCCAGGCCTCACACCCTGCCTTTGAAAGAGATAAAGTGGTTCTGAGATGccgagggaaagaagaagaagatattATGGAAAGGACTTactacaaaaatgaagaaaaaattggaaGTTCTTATAACTCAAACATCACAGTATATCCAGCCTTCAACGATGATAGCACATATCGTTGTACTGCTTCTGGGATGTATATTTTGGGGATGTCATGGACAGAAACTTCAAGACCTTTAAAGATCCAAGTTCAAG AGCTGTTTCCgagtcctgtgctgacagccagccCCTCCTGGCCCATCGAGGGGAGCCCCGTGACCCTGACATGTGAGACCTGGCTTCCTCCACTGACATCGCACACTAGACTTCAGTTCTGTTTCTTCAAAGAGCACCGGGCTCTGGGGGCCGGCTGGAGCAACTCCCCGGAGCTCCAGATCCCCACCATGTGGAGTGAAGGCGCCGCCTCCTACTGGTGCCAAGCGAGGACGGTGATACCCAGGATCCTGAAAACAAGCCCACGATCCCAGATACGTGTCCATA GGGTCCCTGTGTCTGATGTGAATCTAGAGACGCAGCCCCCTGTGGGCCAGCTGATTGAAGGAGAAGACCTCGTCCTTATCTGCTCAGTAGCTGCGGGCACAGGGACTGTCACGTTCTCCTGGCACCGGGAGGGCTCGGAGAGGAGTTTGGGCAGGAAGACCCAGAACGCCCTGTCTGCAGAACTGCGGATAGCCTCCGTGAGGGAGCAGGATGCCGGGAGGTACTACTGTGCGGCCGACAACCTGGATGGCCCTGTCCTCAGTAAACGGATCCGAATCACACCGAGAG TTCCAGTGTCCCGCCCCGTCCTCACCATCTGGGGGCCCAGATCTCAGGCCGTGGAGGGGGACGTGGTGGAGCTTCGCTGCGAGGCCCAGAGGGGCTCTCCCCCCATCCTGTACCGGTTTTATCACGAGGACGTCCCCCTGGGGAGCAGCTCGGCCCCCTCTGGAGGAGAAGCATCCCTCAACCTCTCTCTGACTGCAGAACATTCTGGAAACTACTCCTGCGAGGCCAACAACAGCCTGAGAGTTCAGCGCAGTAAGATGGTGTCCCTCAGCATCACAG TTCCAGTGTCTCACCCTGTCCTCACCCTCAACCCTGATGTGGCCCAGGCTATGGTGGGAGATGTGTTAGAGCTTCGCtgtgaggcccagaggggttCTCCCCCGATCTTATACTGGTTTTATCATGAGGATGTCATCTTGGGGAACACCTCAGCCCCCTTTGGAGGCGGAGCATCTTTTAACCTCTCTCTGACCACAGAACATTCTGGAAACTACTCCTGTGGGGCTGACAATGGCCTGGGGGCTCAGAGCAGCGAGACGGTGTCACTTAACATCACAG GGCTTTGCAAGAACAAAGTAACCCATATCACTGTGGGAGTCATCGGGTGCTTGCTAAGCATGCTTGGTCTCGCTGCTACGGCTGCTCTGGTGGGTCGCTTCAGAACCCAAAGGAAGTCAG